The genomic DNA AGCCAAAATACTACAGCAGCGAGCGACATGATGGGTCGCTCGCCGCTGTGAGGTTCAAGGGAGGACTGCTTCGCAGCGGAATCGTTTGTGATCGTTGTTGCTACTTCTTGTTCGCAGCTTTGGCTTCTTCGGCCATCTGTTGTTGATGGGCCATTTCGTCGTTGACCACCTGTTGCTCGAAGGCTTCGATATCCGTCGGATCGGTCATGGTGGGCTGTTCGGAATTGCATCCCAGCAGTGGGAGGGCAATCAACATCAGCAGGGTAATCGATCGATAATTCATGATGCTAAGTTCTGTCGATAGAGGGTGGGATTATTGGATTAGAAGAGATCTTCATCGATGGGTGCGCCATCGCGGATGGTGCAGAAGTTCTGGAAGTTGACGGCGTCGATGGTGTAGGGAACCATCACGACCGACCCATCGGCGCGAACACCTTGGACACCGCCAACGTGCGAGCCGCCGAAGCGATTCGACCAGTGCGCCGGCTGGGTGCTGTCGGGATGGTCGTTGTCGGGTTCGGGCAAGAAGTTGCCGTAGCGGACGATGTCTTGGTCCCAGCCAGCGTTGGCCCAAACTTCGTTGTCTCCGCCAGCAGTACCGAAGGTCGACCAGTGGACCTGCTTTTCAGCGACCAGCAGCGTGTTGGAGGTACCGTCTTTGATATCCTCCAGACGACGTGTTTGGTCCGGCTTGAGGTTGGTTGTGCCCGTGGGTAACGGTAGGGTTTTCCATTGGCGAACGAAAGGTCCTTGCCAGGTTTGGGTTGTGATGCCGCCGTTGCCTGCGTAATCGGCGCGAAAGGTTCCGTTCCAAAGTTGAGCGGTGCGGCGGGAAGGGCAGGCGTAGGATGGGATCAGCGAAGAGTAGACGTCGGCGTTGGTGGGCAATTCATGGACGTTGTTCTGTTCGATGAATGGAGTCAATTGGTACAACCAGCTCCAACCTTCACGGACGGTCGAACTGCAGCATGTCGCAAACGGTCCATCGGATCCGCCGGTCGGTAGGTGGCCAAACGTGTCGTGGAAGTTGTGGGTGGCGAGGCCAATTTGTTTCAGGTTGTTGCTGCATTGCATACGGCGGGCAGCTTCGCGAGCGGCTTGGACGGCTGGCAACAACAGGCCAACTAGGATGCCGATGATGGCGATCACAACAAGTAGTTCCACGAGGGTGAAGCCGCGGCGTTTTTTTCTAGGATGTCGCATGGTGAGGCCTTTTTGAAGTGAAGGTGAAGATGACAAACGAGTCGCCCTGAGAATGGGGTGGGGCAGGTCGCTTGTGTGACTGGAAATAATGTTTTGTGACAGTCAGTAAATTGCGGCAGCAGGATAACCCCATGCTTCGACGGTTAGGAAGGCTTCGTCTAGGCGATCAAACCCAAATTCATCGGCTCTTCATAGATGTCACTCGGATCGCATCTCCAAGTGAATTTGTCGGGAATTTTGTGCGTCCTAAGCGTGAACTTGTCTGGTTGGTTAGGCGTGTTTATGAGGCCAAGGCGAGGGGAGGCAACGGTTTTCGCTTGAGATCGCTTGCCGAGGATAGGGGACGGCGTGGCCGAGCCGAGGTGGCAAGGGATCGTTCGGACGTGTTCCATGTCGTTCATTGGCACCGCGAACGAGAGGCAGGCGGAATGTGGAACGCGCGCCCTGAATCGTCGCTGCGGATGTCGGGGACGCGACGAATGAGGTGGTCATGCCGTTTTGGAATTCAACGTTACCGAGCACTTGCCCTCCCCAAGATCGTGGCAAGTGCGCTAATTCTTGACAACTTGTTTGGTGAGATCTACAGTGGATCGCGTGAGAGGGGAGCGGATATCCAGCCTCGCCATGCCAGCCTGGTCGAAGCCGCTCGCTTTCCAAAACGATGAGTTAACACGCTCGGACTTTTAAATTCGTTGATGAATTCCATCCTTCCCCCGACGAACTATCGCATCTGCCTCCAGCTTTGCTTGCTGGTGTCGTCGTTGTGGGTTGGACCCACCCCGATCGTCCATTCGCATGCCAGTGCGATCGATTCGAGGATGGGGGATGTTGAATTAGTCCAGCATCTGCAGCGACACCATCGCGATGGATTCAACCAAAACAATGGTTCCGACTGGCATCTGCATTGGTTGATGCGTGGGGTCGGTTACGCGGGACTCAACGGCGAAGCGTCGGTGGTGCAATCGCTGCCATGCTATTCCATGTCGTCGAACGCTCCGGTGGATTTGTCCCTCGGAGACTTGCTGGCGGCGAATCCTGTCGATTCGTTTCGTGGTCGATCCGGCACCGAAGTGGATAGGACTTTGTCGAGCTCCAATTGGTTCAGCGGCCAGGCTTTGAGCCGCATCTCTATGCCGACTTGCTCGTCGGTCATGCGCTGTTAACCGTCTCGGGTTCTCCGAGTCGCTGCTGCTTTCAGCTTTGCTGAATCGGGAAACGCATGTTGACGCCAAATCGCTTGCGTCACCAAGGGTTTGATCGCGTCGGTTGCTTCTCGGTATCGGATTTCCGTGTCATCAGCGCGTCTGCTGCTTCCCTCTGCCATCCTGCCAATTATGAGTCATTCCATGAACCCCACCGAAACTTCTCAACGGCCTGCGCACCAACCGACGTTATCCGCGCGAGGCATCGCGCTGTCCGTCCTGTGCCTCCTCCTCTTCCTGTTGATTGCGGCGATGTTTATCAATCGTCGTGGCGAGTCACACGATCATGCAGTGGGGACGCAGCAGGCCGATGCGACCCCGATTCAATTGGCAAATTTTGAAGCCGATGATGTGACGTCAGCAGGTGCAACCGACGCGGGAAACGCTGATCGGACGGAGTTGTTGGAACTGCCCGAGTCGCGATGGGAGGTGTCGGGGATCCAGCTGCGCCCGGTGGAGCGTGGGGCTTTTGAGACGACCGTGCGGTTGACCGGAAAAGTGTCGCTGAATCAAGATCGCGTTGCCCACATCTATCCGATGGTCGAAGGGATTGTCGAATCTGTTTCCGTTGGCCTGGGGCAGCAGGTCAAAGCGGGGCAGTTGTTGGCGACGATTCATAGTCGCGAGATTGGTGAAGCGAAACTGAAGCTGTTTCAATCGCGGTTGCAGTTGGAAATGGCCACGGCGAAACACGAGATGCAGACGGAGATCGCGAACAATGTGAGGGATCTGGTCAAGGCGTTGCGAGAGCGGATGCCGATCGAACAAATTGAGGTCGCATTCCGCAGTCGACCGATGGGGGAGTATCGCGAACGTCTTCTAACCGCTTATTCCAGCTACACCAAGTCGCAGGCGGATGTCTCGCGATTGCAAGGTATTGCCAATTCGGGAGCCGTGTCGGGGAAGACGCTGCTGAGTGCAGAAGCCAATCGAAATGCGGACCAGGCAACTTTTCAGTCGCGGTTGGAAGAGGTGGAGCACGGGCTGCGAATGTCGTCGTTGCTCTCTTCCCAATTGCTGAAGGAAACCGAAACGCAGGCGGCTGTGGCGGAGACGACGCTGCATATCTTGGGAGTCCGCGACGAAGAGCTCAAGAAAATTGATCCCGCCGAGCAGGGAGAAGGCATTTCTCACTATTTGCTGCGAGCGCCGTTCGATGGAACGGTGCTGACCAAAGACGTGGTGCTCAGCGAACAGGTGCGTCCCGATGTGATGTTGTTGAGCATTGCCGACCTGTCGACGGTTTGGATTTTGACCGATTTGTATCAGGAGCACATTCCGTTGCTGGCGTCGTTGGCGGGGCAGACGATTCATCTGCACAGCGAATCTTGGCCCGACCAGACTTTCGAAGCCGAAGTGTTTTTCGCTGGCGAAACGATGGATGAATCGACGCGGACGATCAGCATGCGCGCGATCGCCGACAATGCGGAACATCTTTTAAAACCGGGGATGTTTGTCACCGTCGATCTGTCGGCGGTCACGCAACAGGATGTGCTGCAGGTTCCGCTGACGGCGATCCAAGAACACGAAGGGCAGAAATTCGTCTTCATTCACCGCGGCGAGGCCCAGTTCGAACGACGCAATGTCCGCGTGGGGACGGCCAACGAGAGATCGATCACGATCAAGCAGGGTTTGGAACCTGATGAATCGGTCGTCGTGCAGGGGGGCTTCATTTTGAAGTCGCAGATGTTGGCAGATCTGATGGGAGAAGAATAAGCGATGTTAAATTCCATCATTGATGCTTCGTTGAATAACCGCTTTATCGTCATGCTGTTGTCGTTGGTCATCCTGGGGATGGGGGCATTCGCGGCGATGACGATCCCGTTGGACGCGGTTCCCGATCTCACCAATGTGCAGGTCCAAGTGCTAACGAATTCGCCTGCCCTGGGGCCGGTGGAGGTCGAGCAATTCATCACGTTCCCGGTCGAGAATGCGATGAGTGGGATCCCGCGGATCACCGAGATTCGTTCGATCAGCCGATTCGGATTGTCCGCCGTCACGGTCGCCTTTGAAGATGGCACGGACATCTATTGGGCTCGGAATCTGATCAACGAACGCTTGCTGCAGGCGCGCGAAAACATACCGCCGGGGATGGGGACGCCTTCGCTGGGCCCGATCGCGACGGGGATGAGCGAGATCTACCAATTCGAAGTTCGTGCCGATCCAGGCAGCGAACAGAGTCTGTCGGATCTGCGAACGATCCTCGATTGGCAGATTGCGTTTCAATTGCGGAGCGTACCGGGGGTGATCGAAGTCAATACGTTTGGCGGCGAGCTGAAAACTTATGAAGTGCAAATCGATCCCGACAAGCTGAAGAACTATGGCGTTTCGTTGAGCGACGTGTTCACCGCCTTGGAGGAGAACAATGGGAATTCGGGGGGCGGATATATCGCGCACGATGCGGAGCAGCGGTTGATCCGCGGCGAGGGTTTAATTCAATCGCTGGACGATATCCGGTTGATCGTGTTGGACAGTCGCGATGGCGTGCCGATTCGTATCTCCGACGTTGCCAAGGTGGATTTCGCGCCGATGTTGCGGCAAGGGGCGGTCACCCGCGACGGCGACCGGGAAGCTGTCATCGGAATGGTGATGATGTTGATGGGGGGCAACTCGCGCCAAGTCGTGGCCGACGTCAAGGAAAAGATCGCGGAGATCAAAAAGACGCTTCCGCCGGGGGTGACGATCGATACGTTTTACGACCGCACCGAATTGGTCGCCAAGACGATCCATACCGTCGCGGAGAACATTGGTGTGGGCGTGTTCCTGGTAATCATGATGCTGTTCATTCTGCTGGGCGATGTCCGCGCGGGATTGATCGTGGCCGCTGCGATTCCGTTGTCGGCGATGTGCGCGTTGATCGCCATGCGTTACGCCGGCGTTTCGGCCAACCTGATGAGTTTGGGAGCGGTCGATTTTGGCGTGATCGTCGACGGGGCGGTGGTAATGATTGAAAACTGCGTCCGCCGGGCGATGCAGTACCAAAAGAAACATGGTGGCGATCGCGTGCCCGAAAGCGTGTTTCGCGAATCGGCGAAAGAGGTCGCCAAGCCGATTTTGTTTGCAGGCATCATCGTGATCATCGTGTTCATTCCAATCCTCAGTCTGCAGGGGATGGAAGGGAAGATGTTCCGGCCGATGGCATTCACTTTTATGACCGCACTCTCGGCGGCGTTGGTCTTGTCGGTAACGGTGATGCCCGTTCTGGCATCGCTGTTTTTGGCTCGCCGCGTGAAGGCAGGGGAGACGTTTTTGGTTCGCTGGATCAAACAGGCGTACCAACCGATGCTGGCGTTTGCGATGCGAAGGCCTGCGTTGATGATGGGTGGATCGGTGGTCGCGTTTGCGATCAGCGTGGTTTTGGCATCGGGGTTCGGCGTCGAATTTGTGCCCAAGTTGGACGAAGGGGACATCGCGATTCAAGCGACTCGTTTGCCGAGCGTTTCGTTGGAGACGTCGATCGAAATGACCAAGGCGATCGAACGCTGCTTGTTGAAGTTCCCGCAAGTCGAGACGGTGGTTTCCAAAACAGGACGACCGGAAATTGCTAACGATCCAATGGGTGTTTATCAAACCGACCTGTTTATTCGCTTGCGGACCGATCCGCACGAGGGAGATTCGCTGCCCAAGCCGCAATTGATCGAAGCGATGCAGAAGGCGTTGGAGGAGGAGGTGCCGGGGAACGCTTTCAGTTTCACCCAGCCGATTGAATTGCGGGTGCAAGAATTGGTGGCGGGTGTCCGTTCGGACATCGGCCTAAGTTTGTATGGCGATGATTTGGATGTTTTGAAAGCCAAGGGAGATGAGATCGTCAAGGCGCTCAATCAGGTGCCGGGTTCCGCGGATGTCGCGGCTCAGCAGATTGCTGGGTTGTCGTATATGCGAGTGAAGCTGCGACGCGATGCGTTGGCGCGGTATGGGATCAATGGACGGGACGTCCTGGATGCGATTGCCACGGTCGGCGGAATGCAGGTCGGACAGGTCTTTGAAGGACAGCGGCGGTTTCCATTGCAGGTGCGGTTGCAGCCCGAGTGGCGCCTCAATACCGAACGCTTGGCCGAGTTGAGGATCGATGACCCCAGCGGGAAACCGATTCCGCTTGCTCAATTGGCCGAGATCATCATGGAAGATGGACCGGTGGAAATCAGTCGCGATGCGATCCGCCGGCGCCTGCTGGTGCAGTGCAACGTTCGCGGCCGCGACTTGGCCGGCTTCGTTGCCGAAGCGCAAGCGGTGGTAGATCGGGAGGTCAAACTGCCCAGCGGCTACATGCTGCGTTGGGGCGGCCAGTTCGAGAACTTGCAGCAAGCGAGCAAGCGGTTGGCGATCGCCGTGCCGGTGGCGTTGTTCTTGATCTTCTCGCTGCTTTACATGACGTTCAATTCAACCAAGTTGGCTCTGCTGATTTATTTGAACGTGCCGATCGCGGCGACCGGCGGCATCCTGGCGTTATGGTTGCGGGACATGCCGTTTTCGATCTCGGCCGGCGTCGGCTTTATCGCGTTGTTTGGGATCGCGGTGATGAATGGTGTGGTCTTGATCGAACACATTCGGCATCTGCGACACAGTGGAGACTCGCAGCGCGACGCCGTCGTCCATGGAGCGATGGACCGGTTGCGACCTGTGTTGATGACAGCATCCTGCGGCGCGCTGGGGTTCATTCCGATGGCAATCTCCGCCAGTTCGGGTGCGGAGGTTCAGCGTCCGCTGGCAACGGTGGTCATTGGCGGATTGATCACCTCCACCATGTTGACCTTGTTGGTGCTGCCAACGATCTATCGCTGGTTCGAGCCAAAAGAGCAGGGCGAGGAATCGAGGAGCAGCGAATTGTCTCCCGAGTGACCTGGGAGAGAGCGTCTTGGCGGGGGGCGATCCAGCGATGTTGGATCGGCAGTTTGGTTGCGAGTGCCTTCGATAACAAAACTGTGGGCGAAAGCCTTCCCCCGCCATTTTTAGTTTTACCCGCCTGCGTGGCGCAAGCGTGGCGGTCTTCTCGTTTTCGAGAAGCTTTCACCGTGCGAGGCGACGCGTCGCGCTATTCGCGGCCATGGAATTGTTCTTCGCGAGGGATCGCGATAACGGGCCAGCTGGCGGGGAAAAAACGAACGATCTTTGTCGGGCGATAGCCTTCTAATAGCATCCCGCACTGGACTTGGATCTGGACTCCACTGCAACCGGGACGTATGGGAACTCGATTGGTGGCGAGAATGTTGCCCCCTTTGCGATCGTTGACCGGGTCGTAGGTCATCAAACATTCTCGGGCTACCGCGATCGTTCCCTTGGGGGCTAGGTCATCCTTCGCGCCCCCCGACGTTGGCCAGCCGAGCGGTTCGGGGACGATGATGCCAAAGTCTTCAAACAGGGTGAGATCGATCCCATCGAAGAAGGTGATCGTCACGATCTGTTCTTTATCATCGACGGCGTCGACCCAGCCGGGGACGCCGCGCTCGCGAACATGGTTTCGGTGTCGTTGCAGCTGTCGTTCCGATGCAAGCGTTCGACTCTCCTCGTCTAACCAGATATGGAACACGCGGCCGGGCCCGTAAAGCGTTGCCCAGGTGACATTGAGTTGGACGGTTTGCCCTGGTTCGATACTCTGCAGCGTTCCAAATCCGTCGCCGCGATAAACCACCGTGCTGGAGGTCAAATCGAAGAGCTTCGGATCGCCGATCGATCGATCTTCCTGTTGCAACGTGGCGGTGAGCTTGTTTTTCTCCAGGTCGACCTGGTCGATTTTCCAGACCTGATTCTGTCGCGCGTAGTAGGAAAAATCGTCTTCGACGCGTAGGCATCGCGTGAAGTCGACTTCGGGTGACGCCCGTTGATCGTTGACATTGTGTGGCTTGCCATTTCGCAGCGTCCAATGTTTCTCTTCTCCTTCGGGGCGTTCATAGAACCAACCGTGGAGATGGGTTCCCAGTGGAATGTCTTGCAGCGCCGCGGGGGCGCCGTTGTAGTAGACCGAGCCGTAAGGCAGCATCGTCGCATCGACAGGATAGTCCATCAGTGCACGTGGTTGGCTGTCGTCGCGATCGACGCGCAGCGTCAGCTTTCGCTCGGGAAAGTCGACACCGATCAGTTCGCCCGAAATGTAATGCGCCGAATTTTCCGGCGGAAACTGGCCGGGAACCGGTTGAAACCAAGGAAGCGATTCGTCGCTGTTTTCGTCCGTGCGGAATGCACTTTTCTCCTCGGCATGCACAACGCTTCCGAATACAGCGACGCAGGTCGTCGCAATGACAATGGCAATACTTCGCATACCTGTTCTTCGCATCTTCATCTATTGGAATTTATCGTCGACGCATCGCGACCGGTGACGATCGGTTACGCAACGATTTCAGAGATCGTGCTGACGCTGTCCTGGAAGTTGTCGGTTTCGACATCGACGCGCTGTAGCATGGTCAACAGCAGATTGCTCAGGCGTGCGTCGCTGTCGACTGGGCGGCCACAAATCTTGTAGTGCTCGTTGGCCTCTGCAACGTTGTACTTGCCGATCTTGGGAAGGTTGAAGTCGACGTGTTGGCCATGTTTGACGCCGAGCGATTTCCCACCGGCGTAGAGTGTTGGCAGGTTCGCGTTGCCGTGGCTGTGACCGTAGGCCATGCCGCTGCCCCAGAGAACTTGCGTCGTATCCAACAGGCTCCCCTCTTCGTCCTGGTGAGCTTTCAATTGGTCGAGGAAGTAGCTGAACTGTTCGACCAGGAACGTATCGGTCTGGGTTAAGCGGCGGAGCTGTTCGGGGTCGCCGTTGTGGTGCGAAAGTCCATGTCGGGTTTGCGAGATGCCGATGTCGGGAATCGAACCGCCGTTGGATTCGCTGCAGATCATGCACGTGATCACGCGTGTCATGTCGGTTCGCAGGGCGAGCACCATCAGGTCGTAGAACAGGCGGTGGTATTCGCGGACCTGCGTTTGGTCCATTTTGCGTGCGTAACGATCGGCTTCCGATTTAGGAAGGTCGGGGCGGGGAACGTTCAGCCATGCATCGGCACGTTCGGTTCGAACCTCCACCTGTCGGACGGCGGTTAGATATTCGTCCAGCTTGTTGCGGTCGGCCGCGCCAAGTTTTCCCGTGACTCGCCGCGCATCGTCCAGGACCGCATCGAGGATACTTTCCCGCCGATTCAATCGTCGCCGCACCGCCTCGGTCCCACCTTGTTCACCGACAAACAGGCGGTTGAAGATCGTGGTCACATTGCGTTCGGCAGGGATCTGAATGCCGTCGCGCGACCAGGCGAGCGAATGCCCTTCGATCGCCAGTTCAAGCGAAGGGAAACGGGTGAATTCCCCTTGGACTTCGGCCATCAATTGATCGGCCGAAACGGTGTTTCGGAAGGCGCCGCCATTGCTGGGAACGTTGGCTCCAGTCAACCAAACCTTGTCGCAGTTGTGATGCTTGCCGAGAACCTGCGGGTGATGCAGGCCGCTGATCGGCGTGATCTCGTTGCGATGTCGCTCGAGAGACGCTAGCGGTGAGGTCAGTTCATAACCCGCCCCCGCGGTTTGGATTTGCCAGGTGAGCGTGTTGACTCCGTTGGGAATGTAGAGGAAGACGCTGCGTTTGGGAGGCGATTTGATCGGCTGGGCCGCGACCAGTTCCGACGGCTGCATGCATTCCATCATCGGCAGCGCGATCGTCGCACCGAGTCCACGCAGGACGTGGCGGCGGTTCAGTTTCAAGCGATTGGTTTGGATATTCATTGGATCGATTTCCTTTCTGCCTACCGTTTCTGAAAGAGGTCGGATAGCACAAACGCCTTGACGATCTCCCGCACGCGGTAATCGTTCTCCTTCCCAGCTCTTGCGATTTCCCGCAATTCGTCGTGATCATCAAACGTCATGGTTCGGCGAAGTCCGTAGGTCGCCAGCTTTTCGACAAACGTTTCGTTAAACGTGTCGAGTTCGTCGAGCAGCAGTTGTTTGAATTGGTCCGAGTTTTCAAACTTGCGTCCATCGGGCAATTCGCCACTGGCATCGACAACCGGATCGTCGCCGGTCCCTTCGACCGATTCGTGAGTCCGCCATTTCCCGATCGCATTAAAATGATCGAATGCAAAACCGAGGGGGTCGATCTTGCGATGGCACGCCGCGCAACGCGAGTCGTGCTTGTGCGCCTCCAGCTTCATCCGCAGCGTGGCTTTGGGGGAATCGACAGGGTTCGGTTCGATCGGATCGATATTCGCCGGCGGTGGCGGTGGTGTCTTGCCCAGGATCGCCTCGGATAGCCACGCCCCGCGATGGACAGGCCGATGCCGGGTGCCGTCGGATGTGAGCGAAAGGATCGAGGCTTGCGTCAGCAGTCCGCCGCGGTGTGTGTCGCGGTCGAGCGAAACGCGTTGGAACGCATCCTTGGTGATATTGTCGATCCCGTAGAATCGCGCGAGCCGAGGGTTGACCATCGTCCAGTCGGAATCGAGGAACTCGCGTAGCGTCAGCCCTTGGTCGAGCACTTCTTTGAAGAAGGCTTGCGTCTCGCCAACCATGCTTTTTTCGAGATGCAAATCGTATTCGGGGTAGAGCTTTTTGTCCGGCGGAAACATGCCGACCTTGCGTAGATGCAGCCACTGCGCCGAAAACGAATCGCTGAATTTTTGGCCTCGAGGATCGGCGAGCATGCGTTCCACCTGGCGGTCCAGTTCCATCGGATCGCGGAGTTTTCCCTGTTCGGCGAGCGAGAACAATTCGTCGTCGGGCATCGTGCTCCACAACAGATACGACAGTCGCGATGCGATCTCCCAGTCGTTGAGTGTTGCACGGTCGGAGTTTTCATCCCCTTCGGCAAGAAACAGGAAGCTCTTGGAGCAGAGGATTGCCGTCATCGCGGACTTGACGGCGTCGTTAAATGATTCGCCCGCCTCGATTTCGCTTTCAACGATTTGCACGTATCTGTCCAGCTCTCCGTCGTACAGAGGGCGACGAAATGCGCGCCGTGCCATCGCCGCAAGTCCGGTGCGCACTTGAGCCATGTTTCCCGCTTCGTTTGGCATGTATTCGTCGCGGCGACGCTGTTCCAGTTCGGTCACGATCGGACCGCGCATCGAGATCGCATCGATGATCAAGATCGGGTACCGCGGGCGTCCCTGTTCGTCGGTGATCTTCATCTGCCAAGGGGCCCGCGGGTGGGCGGTGGTGATGAACGGGATCCGGCTTTCCGCGTTGGTTCGCGGATGGCGTGGCCCCGCCGCTGTGTTGATGACATGGATTTCAGGATTGCGAACCGCCGGCCAATGGACCCGAAAGGTGACCGTCGTCGGGTTGTCCTCCGGGGCAATAATGTCTTGTTCGAACAACACTCGATCGAGCTTGTGTTCATAGACTTGCATCCGCGGTGGTGGGCCATTTTCCGGCATGATCCCGCAGACGGTGTAGGTGATTTCATAGACGCCCGCTCCAGGGAACTTGCGATCCGGTCCGCGATAAGGATTCGAAGCGCGGAAGATCGCACCCGAAGTGGTCAACGGATAACGGATCTTGTCCAGCAGACCCGCCTTTTCGAGACGATCGTAGTGAGGTTGGTTGGGCCGCAATTCGACGGCCCGGTGACTCGCCTCCAAGTACTCGACCTTCTGATCGGGATACGCTTCACTCAAGACCACCTCCGCCGCGGTCATGTATTTTTCGATATGACTGGCGGACAATGTTAGAACGGAACCAAGGCGTTCGAAGCCGTTCCATTCCGGGTCTTCCAACAATCCGCCGGGGTCCGTCGCATCGTATTGCACGCCGATCAGATCGCGGACGGTGTTGACATATTCATCGCGTGTCAGTCGGTTGTACGAGACGCGGTCGCGGCGTGCCATTCGCGCCGCCTCCCCCTCCTTCAATCGGGCCGCGATCCATTCGACAATCTTCGCGCTTTCTTCGGCGGTGGGGCGAATCGCTTCGTCTTCGGGAGGCATCTCGCCCGAATTGATCCGTTCCATCACCTCCGCCCAAAACGGCGTGTCCTGCTGGCCGATCTCTTTCGACAACACGTCCAGACGGAACTCTCCTTCCTGCACGTTTGCGTCGTGACATCGCATGCAGTGCGCATCCAAAAACGGCTGCAAGTCCTTTTCTAGCGATGGCTCGGCCGAAGCAGCGCGCAAGGTCATGAGAAAGGAGACGAGTAGCAGGGAGAAGTTAGGGCGATGCAGCATGAGGATGAAAGAGTGCAGGCGATCTAAGGAAGGTGACAGGTCCGTAGGGGGCTAGGTAATGGTGGGGAGGTGTCCGAAATGGGTGATTCTACGCAAAAACTCTGCTCTAATCAATTTTAATCGAAAGTTTGCACCGGTTTGGGGGGGCGTGGCCCTGGGGCTGCGCGCTCGGGGCCTGTTGGCTTCCTTTTGCA from Rosistilla carotiformis includes the following:
- a CDS encoding DUF1592 domain-containing protein, with amino-acid sequence MTLRAASAEPSLEKDLQPFLDAHCMRCHDANVQEGEFRLDVLSKEIGQQDTPFWAEVMERINSGEMPPEDEAIRPTAEESAKIVEWIAARLKEGEAARMARRDRVSYNRLTRDEYVNTVRDLIGVQYDATDPGGLLEDPEWNGFERLGSVLTLSASHIEKYMTAAEVVLSEAYPDQKVEYLEASHRAVELRPNQPHYDRLEKAGLLDKIRYPLTTSGAIFRASNPYRGPDRKFPGAGVYEITYTVCGIMPENGPPPRMQVYEHKLDRVLFEQDIIAPEDNPTTVTFRVHWPAVRNPEIHVINTAAGPRHPRTNAESRIPFITTAHPRAPWQMKITDEQGRPRYPILIIDAISMRGPIVTELEQRRRDEYMPNEAGNMAQVRTGLAAMARRAFRRPLYDGELDRYVQIVESEIEAGESFNDAVKSAMTAILCSKSFLFLAEGDENSDRATLNDWEIASRLSYLLWSTMPDDELFSLAEQGKLRDPMELDRQVERMLADPRGQKFSDSFSAQWLHLRKVGMFPPDKKLYPEYDLHLEKSMVGETQAFFKEVLDQGLTLREFLDSDWTMVNPRLARFYGIDNITKDAFQRVSLDRDTHRGGLLTQASILSLTSDGTRHRPVHRGAWLSEAILGKTPPPPPANIDPIEPNPVDSPKATLRMKLEAHKHDSRCAACHRKIDPLGFAFDHFNAIGKWRTHESVEGTGDDPVVDASGELPDGRKFENSDQFKQLLLDELDTFNETFVEKLATYGLRRTMTFDDHDELREIARAGKENDYRVREIVKAFVLSDLFQKR